A stretch of the Lentimicrobiaceae bacterium genome encodes the following:
- a CDS encoding DEAD/DEAH box helicase: protein MKFSQYQFCPELQRNIAEMGYRRPTDIQFKSIAPILQGQDVLAIAQTGTGKTAAFAIPVIQKIHQSKSNKSSKGIRCVVLAPTRELVVQLGNFFNNIEKHTFVKSVFIIGGVEQEPQIKKLVKGCDILIATPGRMFDLYSQGYINFDNVDTLIIDEAEQMLRFGFLDDINQLVKKLPPHQTLFFSATINKEIKRLAYSVVRNPIRIQISPKNPISRNIKHLLLKVKMDDKRFFLERLIKEHHNEKVLVFVRTKVRAERVKKFLDRVGIVSGVIHGSKEQSDRLDVLNDFIKGDLLVLIATDVSSRGIDIPDVAVVVNYDMPEIGETYVHRIGRTGRYRQKGFAYSFCDKNEMKQLQNIQDYIGEEIELMPIKSIDYSDTISYSEESSADWKTLTKQIEEFELSKKKKKRK from the coding sequence ATGAAATTTTCTCAATATCAATTTTGTCCCGAATTGCAACGCAATATTGCCGAAATGGGATATAGACGCCCTACAGATATTCAATTTAAAAGTATTGCTCCAATACTTCAAGGACAAGATGTGCTTGCGATAGCTCAAACCGGAACGGGTAAAACTGCGGCTTTTGCCATACCTGTAATTCAAAAAATACATCAAAGCAAATCAAATAAAAGTAGTAAAGGTATAAGATGCGTTGTATTGGCTCCAACCAGGGAGCTTGTTGTTCAGTTGGGTAACTTTTTTAATAATATTGAAAAACATACCTTTGTTAAATCTGTTTTTATTATTGGTGGAGTAGAGCAGGAGCCACAAATTAAGAAATTAGTCAAAGGCTGCGATATACTTATTGCAACGCCAGGACGAATGTTCGATTTGTACAGTCAGGGATATATTAATTTTGATAATGTTGATACACTTATCATAGATGAAGCCGAACAAATGTTACGTTTTGGCTTTCTTGATGATATTAATCAGTTGGTGAAAAAATTACCACCGCATCAAACATTGTTTTTTTCTGCAACTATCAATAAGGAAATTAAACGTTTGGCATATTCTGTTGTCAGAAATCCAATACGAATACAAATTTCGCCCAAAAATCCCATTTCAAGAAACATTAAACACTTATTGCTTAAGGTTAAAATGGACGACAAACGCTTCTTTTTAGAGCGTTTGATAAAAGAACATCACAACGAAAAAGTACTTGTATTTGTTCGCACAAAAGTTAGAGCCGAAAGAGTAAAAAAGTTTTTAGATAGAGTGGGTATAGTCAGCGGAGTAATTCACGGCAGCAAAGAACAAAGCGACAGATTAGACGTACTTAACGATTTTATAAAAGGAGATTTATTAGTTCTGATAGCAACTGATGTAAGCTCGCGTGGCATTGATATTCCCGATGTGGCTGTTGTTGTTAATTATGATATGCCTGAAATTGGGGAAACTTACGTACACCGTATTGGACGTACTGGCAGATACCGACAAAAAGGTTTTGCATATAGTTTTTGCGACAAAAACGAGATGAAACAATTGCAAAACATACAGGACTATATTGGTGAAGAAATTGAGCTAATGCCCATAAAATCAATAGATTATTCGGATACAATAAGCTATTCGGAAGAAAGTAGCGCTGATTGGAAAACTTTGACAAAGCAAATTGAAGAATTTGAACTAAGCAAAAAGAAAAAGAAAAGAAAATAG
- a CDS encoding phage holin family protein, whose protein sequence is MKLIIRLIVSTLAIFFASYLLNNHGVMLQNFKVAILVAVIFAISKAFLRPLLVLITLPLSLLTLGLFLFVINGILVLVTDYFIAGFSVSSIWVAILFSIIVSIIESILFYVIEKAS, encoded by the coding sequence ATGAAACTAATTATTAGACTTATAGTAAGCACTTTGGCTATATTTTTTGCCAGTTATCTATTGAACAATCACGGAGTTATGCTGCAAAACTTTAAAGTTGCTATTTTGGTAGCAGTAATATTTGCAATTTCAAAAGCATTTCTGCGTCCGCTATTGGTACTTATTACTTTGCCTTTATCTCTACTCACCCTAGGCTTGTTTTTGTTTGTGATAAACGGAATATTGGTTTTAGTAACCGACTATTTTATTGCAGGTTTCTCTGTCAGTAGCATTTGGGTAGCAATTCTGTTTTCAATAATAGTATCAATAATAGAAAGTATTTTGTTTTATGTAATAGAAAAAGCATCTTAA